One window of Methanofervidicoccus abyssi genomic DNA carries:
- a CDS encoding NAD-dependent epimerase/dehydratase family protein, translated as MYNRILVTGSAGFIGFHLCKRMLESYNDVEILGIDNMNNNYYNPMLKEKRNNILKEYENYTFLKLDFSDYSKLVKNLKDKDIDLIVHLGAQTGVRHSLKDPWAYERSNILGTMNIFEFARRFDIDKVVYASSSSVYGGNKKIPFSEDDSTDNPISLYAATKKSNELMAYTYHHLYGIEMVGLRFFTVYGEWGRPDMAYFKFARNILLEEPIDVYNYGNMERDFTYISDVVDGVISSIERNFSCEIFNLGNSKPVKLMYFIELLERYLGRTAKKNFLPMQEGDMPVTYADINKSRELLGYNPKVSIEEGLKRFCSWFLDNKRWILKL; from the coding sequence ATGTATAACAGAATATTAGTCACTGGAAGTGCAGGGTTTATAGGATTCCACCTCTGTAAGAGAATGCTGGAGAGTTATAACGATGTTGAGATTTTAGGTATTGACAACATGAATAACAACTACTACAATCCTATGTTAAAAGAGAAGAGAAATAATATTTTAAAAGAGTACGAAAATTATACCTTTTTAAAGTTAGATTTTTCAGATTATTCAAAGTTAGTTAAAAATTTAAAAGATAAGGATATCGATCTAATAGTCCATTTAGGGGCTCAGACTGGGGTTAGACACTCCTTAAAAGACCCTTGGGCTTACGAGAGATCCAACATCTTAGGTACTATGAACATCTTTGAATTTGCCAGAAGATTCGATATAGATAAGGTAGTTTATGCTTCCTCTTCTTCAGTTTATGGGGGCAATAAAAAGATCCCCTTCAGTGAAGATGATAGTACAGATAATCCCATATCTCTTTACGCTGCAACAAAGAAATCCAACGAACTTATGGCTTATACTTATCACCACCTTTACGGTATAGAGATGGTAGGGTTGAGATTTTTCACAGTTTATGGAGAATGGGGGAGGCCCGACATGGCATACTTTAAATTTGCAAGGAATATTCTCCTGGAAGAGCCTATAGATGTTTATAATTATGGAAATATGGAGAGAGATTTTACATATATATCCGATGTTGTAGATGGAGTGATATCTTCTATTGAGAGGAATTTCAGTTGTGAAATATTCAACCTTGGAAACTCAAAACCTGTAAAGTTGATGTACTTTATAGAGTTGTTGGAGAGGTATCTTGGTAGGACTGCTAAGAAGAACTTTTTACCTATGCAGGAAGGAGACATGCCAGTAACTTATGCTGATATAAATAAAAGTAGGGAGTTGTTAGGATATAACCCAAAGGTATCCATTGAAGAAGGGCTTAAGAGATTCTGCAGTTGGTTTTTGGATAATAAGAGGTGGATTTTGAAGTTGTAG
- a CDS encoding COG1361 S-layer family protein: MISAKRCFGTLLILIMVVTSVKALSLGELQYSPEVIHPGDDVDLWIKVTNDNYDEDLKNIEISIKPHYPFELKQVNPIKGVATIHHLNPGESDVVHFKLHVNESAVSGNYRLDITVSYDKVEKEEGVVTHHNWTKVYYLPVYGTPNFEIVLENNSLSLIPGRTVTIPILIYNKGTGKAKECTLSIGSNQYISPVGGTKFYIGTVKPQEIKLINLKLHTDENTPEGAYLIPATLCWIGEDGTEKSEEINMGLTVHGDILLGISNVITTPRDIKPGDTYVRIDVTVTNNGHGEAKDVKLHLKTSYPFKDSWSNANYKDIGTLRGGESKTVSFTVDVDKYAPSKHYKIPIYIEYLDIFNRRHNTTKTIDIYVKSKPILEIIPKEYTIKAGKDNTLLITVKNVGNEKAESVRITAIRNSAQPFDYPRKSDTIGTLNPGENGTGAIVVSVDKNALPKEYFITIEIRAVGDRDEGDDNVYITQRSIRVKVENDNKMPFPLYAVIGILVIIGVLYYLGKNLGKKNSK; this comes from the coding sequence GTGATATCTGCTAAGAGATGTTTTGGGACACTGTTGATATTGATAATGGTAGTTACAAGTGTAAAGGCTTTAAGTTTAGGAGAGCTTCAATATTCTCCCGAGGTTATACACCCTGGAGATGATGTAGATCTCTGGATTAAGGTAACTAACGATAACTACGACGAAGATTTAAAAAATATAGAAATATCTATTAAACCTCACTACCCCTTTGAATTGAAGCAAGTTAACCCTATAAAGGGAGTAGCAACTATACATCACCTAAACCCTGGAGAGAGTGATGTAGTACATTTTAAACTCCACGTAAATGAAAGTGCAGTGTCAGGAAACTACAGATTGGATATAACAGTGTCTTACGACAAGGTTGAAAAAGAGGAAGGGGTAGTAACTCACCATAATTGGACAAAGGTATACTACCTCCCAGTTTATGGTACTCCAAACTTTGAAATAGTGTTAGAAAATAACTCTCTATCACTTATTCCGGGAAGGACAGTAACAATTCCAATTTTAATATACAACAAAGGTACCGGAAAGGCTAAGGAGTGCACTCTATCCATTGGAAGCAATCAGTACATTTCACCTGTTGGTGGTACGAAGTTCTACATAGGTACTGTTAAGCCTCAAGAGATAAAACTTATAAACCTAAAATTACACACCGATGAAAATACACCCGAAGGAGCATACCTTATCCCTGCAACTCTATGCTGGATAGGAGAAGATGGTACTGAAAAGAGTGAAGAAATAAACATGGGACTAACTGTTCATGGAGATATTCTATTGGGGATCTCAAATGTAATTACTACTCCAAGGGATATCAAGCCTGGAGATACATATGTAAGAATAGATGTTACAGTGACCAACAACGGCCATGGAGAGGCAAAAGATGTAAAACTGCATCTAAAAACCTCCTATCCATTTAAGGACAGTTGGAGTAATGCAAACTATAAAGATATTGGAACATTGAGAGGAGGGGAGAGCAAAACTGTTTCCTTTACCGTAGATGTTGATAAATACGCCCCTTCTAAACATTACAAGATACCTATCTATATAGAGTACTTAGATATATTCAACAGGAGACATAATACAACGAAAACTATTGATATATACGTTAAATCAAAACCTATACTTGAAATTATTCCAAAGGAATACACTATAAAGGCAGGAAAGGACAACACACTTTTAATAACTGTGAAGAATGTAGGAAATGAAAAGGCGGAAAGTGTAAGGATAACTGCCATTAGAAACAGTGCCCAGCCCTTTGACTATCCCAGGAAAAGTGATACAATCGGCACCTTAAATCCGGGGGAGAATGGAACTGGTGCTATCGTTGTCAGTGTAGATAAAAATGCATTACCTAAGGAATATTTTATTACGATTGAGATAAGGGCAGTTGGAGATAGGGATGAAGGAGACGACAATGTCTATATTACACAGCGTAGTATAAGGGTTAAAGTTGAGAATGATAACAAAATGCCTTTCCCACTGTATGCGGTTATAGGGATACTGGTAATAATAGGAGTGTTATACTATCTTGGAAAAAATCTTGGAAAAAAGAATTCTAAGTAA
- a CDS encoding efflux RND transporter permease subunit: MIENILRKIAIFSEKKPFLMVMIILIITVLAGIEATNVKFQTAFEKMLPQNNPIIKTLYEVRDNFGGTDIIIICIKLKPSDSPDKVNDIRDPRVLRYIKFLEDDLKGIDGITDVSSPVDVIIKENNGTVPNDIETVKEIYNSLPENVRNKIFNHDYSMVIVNAYTDAGGDQKKLMEVMNDIHQRIEDSPVPSGVEVVCTGTPPMRKLLDDLMKKSQVFTTLIGGIGILTVLFLYFRKPLSTVMPLIPIVIAVIWTGGAMGILGIPVDMATAGIGSLLLGMGIDYGIHLMHRYEEERKKGRDVVESIETAVVSTGMAVMATTATTVVGFLALVIAPLPMMANLGKVCALGIAFCMICVITLLPALLVIEEKYIIPIFKRKKL; encoded by the coding sequence ATGATCGAAAATATATTGAGAAAAATTGCTATCTTTTCAGAAAAAAAGCCTTTCCTTATGGTAATGATCATCTTAATAATCACCGTCCTTGCAGGGATAGAGGCAACTAATGTTAAGTTCCAAACAGCCTTTGAGAAGATGCTTCCACAGAATAATCCTATTATAAAGACACTCTACGAGGTAAGGGACAACTTTGGAGGTACAGACATTATAATAATCTGTATAAAGTTAAAACCTTCGGATAGTCCAGATAAGGTGAATGACATAAGAGATCCTAGAGTTTTAAGATACATAAAATTTTTAGAGGACGATCTGAAAGGAATAGATGGAATTACAGACGTAAGTTCTCCTGTGGATGTTATAATTAAGGAGAATAACGGCACTGTTCCCAACGACATAGAGACTGTAAAGGAGATTTACAACTCCCTACCAGAGAACGTTAGAAATAAAATTTTCAACCACGACTACTCTATGGTTATAGTAAACGCCTATACTGACGCTGGAGGAGATCAGAAAAAACTTATGGAGGTAATGAATGACATCCATCAGCGAATTGAAGATTCGCCTGTACCTTCAGGTGTTGAGGTGGTATGCACAGGTACTCCTCCTATGAGAAAACTTTTGGATGACTTGATGAAGAAGAGCCAAGTATTCACAACATTAATCGGTGGAATAGGAATACTTACTGTACTTTTCTTATACTTTAGGAAACCACTATCCACAGTCATGCCTCTGATACCTATAGTGATAGCAGTGATATGGACAGGAGGAGCTATGGGAATACTGGGAATTCCTGTAGACATGGCAACTGCAGGTATCGGTTCCCTGCTCTTAGGTATGGGTATTGATTACGGTATACATCTTATGCACAGGTATGAAGAAGAGCGTAAGAAGGGAAGAGATGTGGTAGAATCCATAGAGACTGCAGTTGTTAGCACGGGAATGGCAGTGATGGCCACTACAGCGACGACAGTTGTAGGTTTCTTAGCTCTTGTAATCGCTCCTCTTCCTATGATGGCGAACTTAGGTAAAGTGTGTGCATTAGGTATAGCCTTTTGTATGATCTGTGTAATCACTCTACTTCCAGCACTCCTTGTTATCGAAGAGAAGTATATAATACCAATTTTTAAAAGAAAGAAATTATAG
- a CDS encoding GbsR/MarR family transcriptional regulator — protein sequence MEEIKKTIIELFSDIAEIHGHSRSLGKIYAILYLADKPLCIDDITKELGMSKGNVNMNLIKLEEIGLVKKIWIKGDRKNYYKCAGNFSSYKDIVKRKYKTISNACDKLEKLKKKYNIDENDSISKKLKHIERMREVSRRVLEVLEKIDKDFGEEV from the coding sequence ATGGAAGAGATCAAAAAAACAATAATCGAGTTATTCTCCGACATTGCTGAGATACATGGGCATAGTAGATCCCTTGGAAAGATCTACGCAATACTCTACTTAGCCGATAAACCCCTATGTATAGATGATATAACCAAGGAACTAGGAATGAGTAAAGGAAATGTAAATATGAATCTAATCAAACTCGAGGAAATAGGCTTAGTTAAAAAGATCTGGATAAAGGGCGATAGAAAAAATTACTACAAATGTGCAGGAAATTTCTCCTCCTACAAGGATATAGTTAAAAGGAAGTATAAAACTATTTCCAATGCCTGTGATAAGTTGGAGAAGTTGAAAAAGAAGTACAACATCGACGAAAATGACAGTATTTCTAAAAAATTAAAACATATTGAACGTATGAGAGAGGTATCAAGAAGAGTGTTAGAGGTGCTTGAGAAGATAGATAAAGATTTCGGTGAAGAGGTATGA
- a CDS encoding SLC13 family permease, which yields MIKKVVVDFIKEKFIIFTFLLLLFILTVLYPSEIVNYPQYVDWRTIIAFTGLLIITTGLKESGYFYIFSINMLNRIKCERSLSIFLIVLSAFLSTFLTNDVTLFIVIPLTLSMQNLLKKDLSKLIVFEAISANVGSTLTPIGNPQNLILWQKWGISFIEFIAKTFTLVILLFIILLIFVWIVFPDRKIKFSEKSKGNIPNKKGLFISSLLMLVVYLISLEVGLVCWVLSAIFIFYILFYREVLLKVDWLLLIIFITIFIDFQLIATIPVVSEFIKRLNLHSSGDIFLLSALISQLISNVPSTVLVLKFSNNYLAITYGVNVGGNGSVVSSLANIIALRMSKNKEIWLKFHKYSIPYFIVVLIITYYIFF from the coding sequence ATGATAAAAAAAGTAGTAGTTGATTTTATTAAGGAGAAGTTTATTATATTTACATTTCTTCTTTTACTATTTATTCTAACTGTACTATATCCCAGTGAGATAGTTAACTACCCCCAATATGTTGATTGGAGAACAATAATTGCATTTACTGGGTTACTTATAATTACAACAGGGTTAAAGGAAAGCGGATATTTTTATATTTTTTCAATAAATATGCTAAATAGAATAAAATGTGAGAGGAGTTTATCAATATTTTTAATTGTACTTTCAGCATTTTTATCCACATTTCTTACAAATGATGTGACTCTCTTTATAGTTATTCCACTGACATTAAGTATGCAAAATTTACTAAAAAAAGATCTCTCTAAATTGATAGTATTTGAAGCTATTTCTGCCAATGTAGGTTCCACCTTAACACCAATTGGCAATCCTCAAAATCTCATTTTATGGCAGAAATGGGGTATATCTTTTATAGAGTTCATTGCAAAAACATTTACATTGGTAATTCTTCTTTTTATAATTCTTTTAATATTTGTGTGGATTGTTTTTCCTGATAGGAAAATAAAATTTTCAGAAAAAAGTAAAGGAAATATACCTAATAAAAAAGGTTTGTTTATTTCATCACTACTAATGTTAGTTGTGTACTTGATTTCTCTTGAGGTTGGGTTAGTTTGTTGGGTGTTGTCAGCTATTTTTATATTTTATATCTTATTTTACAGAGAGGTTCTACTAAAGGTAGACTGGTTATTATTGATTATATTTATTACTATTTTTATTGATTTCCAGCTTATTGCAACAATCCCGGTAGTATCAGAATTTATAAAAAGGTTAAATCTACACTCTTCAGGTGATATATTCCTGTTATCCGCATTAATTTCCCAGTTAATTAGTAATGTGCCTTCTACAGTATTGGTTTTAAAATTTAGTAACAACTATCTTGCAATAACTTATGGAGTAAATGTTGGAGGAAATGGTTCAGTTGTGTCCTCTTTAGCCAATATTATTGCATTAAGAATGTCGAAGAATAAAGAAATATGGTTAAAGTTCCATAAGTATTCAATCCCTTATTTCATTGTAGTATTAATAATTACCTATTACATTTTTTTCTAA
- a CDS encoding UDP-glucose dehydrogenase family protein: MNISVVGTGYVGLIQSVGLAEFGFKVVGIDIDERKIKLLNRGITPLYEEGLEELLKKHVGKNLRFTTSYEEIKNSDVIFLCVGTPQDRDGNADLRFIYSAVNSIKRYFDDRYRIIVVKSTVPVGTNRKIKEMLGGCNVDVVSNPEFLREGIALRDFFNPDRIVLGFEDVNNSRPIDIMKEIYKYFLDKRVPFIITDWESAEVIKYAANAFLATKISFINEIAKLIDAVGGDIKTVSKALGLDERIGDKFLNAGIGYGGSCFPKDVKALIKQFESRGIEPKLIKATDEVNEEQIHWFLNKIKRYYGDLNGKTFAVLGLAFKPNTDDLRESRGIKLIDLLLREGSIVKCYDYVEKARENTIERYRLDTSGAYYGYNLYVLDDIYETVKDVDGIIITTEYSQLIDEDWDKIGNLVREKIVFDGRNILDKERIKELGFKYFGVGRG; this comes from the coding sequence GTGAATATATCTGTAGTAGGAACTGGTTACGTTGGATTAATCCAAAGTGTAGGATTGGCTGAATTCGGTTTTAAGGTTGTTGGTATAGATATAGATGAGAGAAAGATAAAACTCCTTAACAGAGGTATAACGCCCCTCTACGAAGAAGGTTTGGAAGAACTCCTGAAGAAGCATGTTGGAAAAAATCTAAGATTTACTACATCCTACGAGGAGATAAAAAATTCAGATGTTATATTCCTATGTGTTGGAACTCCCCAAGATAGAGATGGAAACGCTGATTTAAGGTTTATCTACTCTGCAGTGAACTCTATAAAAAGATACTTCGATGATAGATACAGAATAATCGTTGTAAAATCCACAGTCCCAGTGGGCACAAACAGAAAAATTAAGGAAATGTTGGGGGGTTGTAATGTAGACGTAGTTTCAAACCCAGAGTTTTTAAGGGAAGGAATAGCTCTTAGGGATTTCTTTAACCCTGACAGGATAGTTTTAGGATTTGAAGATGTTAATAACTCCCGTCCCATAGATATTATGAAAGAGATATATAAATACTTCTTAGATAAAAGAGTGCCTTTTATTATCACAGATTGGGAAAGTGCTGAGGTGATAAAATATGCTGCAAACGCCTTCCTTGCAACAAAGATATCCTTTATAAATGAGATTGCCAAGTTAATTGATGCCGTTGGTGGAGATATTAAAACTGTCAGTAAGGCGTTGGGGTTAGATGAAAGGATAGGTGATAAATTCCTAAATGCAGGTATTGGGTATGGAGGTAGTTGTTTTCCAAAGGATGTGAAGGCGCTTATAAAACAGTTTGAAAGTAGAGGTATCGAGCCTAAGTTAATAAAAGCTACAGATGAAGTAAATGAGGAACAGATACATTGGTTTTTAAACAAGATAAAGAGATATTATGGAGATCTAAATGGAAAAACCTTTGCTGTATTAGGGTTAGCCTTTAAACCTAACACTGACGATTTACGGGAGAGCAGAGGTATAAAACTGATAGATCTACTACTGAGGGAAGGAAGTATAGTTAAATGCTACGACTACGTAGAAAAGGCCAGAGAAAATACCATAGAGAGGTACAGGTTGGATACTTCAGGAGCTTACTATGGATATAATCTCTATGTCTTGGACGATATTTATGAAACTGTGAAAGATGTGGATGGAATTATAATAACGACAGAATACTCTCAACTGATAGATGAAGATTGGGATAAAATAGGTAATTTGGTTAGGGAAAAAATAGTATTTGACGGTAGAAATATCTTAGATAAAGAGAGGATAAAAGAATTAGGATTTAAGTACTTTGGGGTTGGAAGGGGTTAA
- a CDS encoding NAD-dependent epimerase/dehydratase family protein, whose amino-acid sequence MRILVTGGAGFIGSHVVDHLLENNYTVIVLDNLSTGNIKNLNKKVEFIKGDIRDKDLDFRDIDGIIHLGAQVNVRTSLKEPLYDCDVNIMGTLNILETMRRYDVEKIVFASSVAVYGDPKYLPVDEEHPKEPLSPYGLSKYCSEKYIELYGDLYGIDYTILRYSNVYGERQNPRGEAGVVCIFIESMLKGKTPTIFGDGYQTRDFVYVGDVAKSTIMALNWKNKVVNIGTGRETSINHLYNIIADILNFKEKPVYSDPREGEIYRMVVSIERALDLQWKPTVDLREGIRRTVEWMKKYLIEG is encoded by the coding sequence GTGAGGATACTTGTCACAGGTGGTGCTGGATTTATAGGTAGTCATGTTGTAGATCATCTCCTGGAAAATAACTATACCGTTATAGTTTTAGACAACCTCAGTACCGGAAATATAAAAAATCTAAACAAAAAAGTAGAATTCATAAAAGGAGATATCAGGGATAAAGATTTAGATTTTAGGGATATTGATGGGATTATCCACCTAGGTGCCCAGGTAAATGTTAGAACTTCTCTAAAAGAACCACTCTACGACTGTGATGTAAATATCATGGGGACCTTAAATATACTGGAAACCATGAGAAGATACGACGTTGAGAAGATAGTTTTTGCCTCTTCTGTTGCCGTCTATGGGGATCCAAAGTACCTGCCAGTTGATGAGGAACACCCTAAGGAACCCTTAAGTCCATATGGGTTAAGTAAGTATTGCAGTGAGAAATATATAGAACTATACGGTGATCTCTACGGTATAGACTACACCATCTTAAGGTATTCAAATGTTTACGGGGAGAGGCAGAATCCTAGGGGAGAGGCTGGAGTTGTATGTATCTTCATAGAGAGTATGCTAAAGGGTAAAACACCTACGATATTCGGAGATGGATATCAGACGAGGGATTTTGTATATGTTGGAGACGTTGCAAAGAGCACTATCATGGCTCTAAATTGGAAAAATAAGGTGGTAAATATCGGTACAGGACGAGAAACTTCTATTAACCACTTGTATAATATAATAGCTGACATTTTAAACTTTAAAGAGAAACCTGTATATTCAGATCCTCGAGAGGGAGAAATATACAGGATGGTGGTTAGTATAGAAAGGGCTTTAGATCTCCAATGGAAACCTACTGTTGATTTAAGGGAAGGAATTAGAAGGACCGTAGAGTGGATGAAGAAGTATTTAATAGAAGGCTAA
- the selD gene encoding selenide, water dikinase SelD gives MSNKDNLRNIKLTKMVKLHGUACKLPNAELEYLIKGIVSEEDLRDVYVGLGDDGAVVLRGDIAIVKTVDVFTPIVDDPYIQGKIAACNSTSDIYAMGVLDITGALVILGIPESLPLEVSREMLRGFQDFCRGEGTTIIGGHTILNPYPLIGGAVVGVGKKEDILTKGGAREEDKIILTKPLGTQTAMALSRVEPEYVSLLDIEDKEKEKIVNKAIELMTLSNRKGLLALRELEREVGKRIGHAMTDITGFGILGHGNEVAKKSNVEIEIHTLPVIKGTERLAPLFGHPLLEGYGAETAGGLFISIEREYAEDLVEKLQKYGCYGFEVGKVKRKGVGKAYLSKDVKIVSVE, from the coding sequence ATGTCTAATAAAGACAACCTTAGAAATATAAAACTTACAAAAATGGTAAAACTTCACGGTTGAGCATGTAAACTTCCCAACGCCGAGTTAGAGTATCTTATAAAGGGAATTGTCTCAGAGGAAGATTTAAGAGATGTCTATGTAGGACTGGGAGACGATGGAGCAGTGGTTTTAAGGGGTGATATAGCCATAGTAAAGACAGTGGATGTCTTTACACCGATAGTGGACGATCCTTACATCCAGGGGAAGATTGCAGCCTGTAACTCCACAAGTGATATCTACGCCATGGGAGTGTTAGATATAACTGGAGCATTAGTAATCCTTGGCATACCAGAGAGTCTTCCATTGGAGGTTTCAAGGGAGATGTTAAGAGGATTTCAGGACTTCTGTAGAGGTGAAGGTACTACTATAATAGGAGGACATACAATCCTCAATCCATATCCTCTTATAGGAGGTGCAGTGGTAGGGGTAGGTAAGAAAGAAGACATACTTACAAAAGGAGGGGCCAGGGAAGAGGACAAGATAATACTTACAAAGCCCCTAGGTACCCAGACTGCAATGGCACTCTCAAGGGTAGAGCCAGAGTATGTCTCATTACTAGATATAGAGGATAAAGAAAAAGAAAAAATAGTAAATAAAGCTATAGAGTTAATGACACTATCCAACAGAAAAGGGCTATTGGCTCTCAGGGAACTAGAAAGAGAAGTAGGAAAGAGGATAGGGCATGCAATGACTGACATTACAGGCTTCGGTATATTGGGCCATGGTAACGAGGTAGCAAAAAAGAGTAACGTTGAGATCGAGATACATACACTACCTGTGATAAAAGGTACTGAGCGACTAGCTCCCCTCTTTGGACATCCACTGTTGGAAGGGTATGGAGCAGAGACTGCAGGGGGATTATTTATATCTATAGAGAGGGAGTACGCCGAGGATCTCGTAGAGAAACTTCAGAAGTATGGATGTTACGGATTTGAAGTTGGAAAAGTTAAAAGAAAGGGCGTTGGGAAGGCATATCTAAGTAAAGATGTGAAGATAGTAAGTGTAGAGTAG
- a CDS encoding S24/S26 family peptidase → MYPVMKRGDLVVVENAPWEFNPKDVKVGDIVVYNAHWPVVGNRVVCILHIDNKTLAIYSGDKTMPVIHRVIEKIDIDGSCYIITKGDNNPIYDPELISLDQIKRRVITIDGKPLVIPYLGFISIYLKKYIWLFLLLLILWIIYDYIKDGKNKNNN, encoded by the coding sequence ATGTATCCTGTCATGAAGAGAGGAGATTTAGTAGTTGTGGAGAACGCACCTTGGGAGTTTAATCCTAAAGATGTAAAAGTTGGAGATATCGTAGTGTATAATGCCCACTGGCCTGTTGTTGGTAACAGGGTAGTCTGTATCCTTCATATAGATAACAAAACCTTAGCAATATACAGTGGAGATAAAACTATGCCTGTAATCCATAGGGTGATAGAAAAGATCGATATTGACGGTAGTTGTTATATAATTACAAAGGGAGATAACAATCCCATATATGATCCAGAACTTATATCCTTAGATCAGATAAAACGGAGAGTAATAACAATTGATGGAAAACCTTTGGTAATTCCTTATTTAGGATTTATTTCCATTTACCTGAAAAAATATATATGGTTGTTTCTACTTTTATTGATATTATGGATTATCTACGATTATATTAAAGATGGTAAAAATAAAAATAATAATTAA
- the eif1A gene encoding translation initiation factor eIF-1A encodes MENQEEVVRVRIPRKDQNEILGVIEQMLGASRVRVRCVDGKVRMGRIPGKLKRKIWIKEGDIVIVSPWEVQSDKKCDIIWRYTKSQVSWLEKKGYLKDLY; translated from the coding sequence TTGGAGAACCAGGAGGAAGTAGTTAGAGTTAGGATACCAAGAAAGGATCAGAACGAAATACTAGGAGTAATAGAACAGATGCTTGGAGCCAGTAGAGTAAGGGTAAGATGCGTAGATGGAAAGGTTAGGATGGGCAGGATTCCTGGAAAATTGAAAAGAAAGATATGGATAAAGGAAGGGGATATTGTTATAGTGTCTCCCTGGGAAGTACAGTCTGATAAAAAATGCGATATAATATGGAGATACACCAAGAGCCAAGTTAGTTGGTTAGAAAAAAAAGGATATCTAAAGGATCTCTACTAA
- a CDS encoding serine protein kinase RIO — MGGRKKSFDNNLEEEIYLDREYQKEIIERERKFLEDLKTEDGVFDRRTLLTLYSLLCGKHVDKYVGIINSGKESAVFSAVKGDKYLAVKVYRVATCDFKTMWKYIQGDPRFHLSRSSTRKIIHTWVEKEFRNLKRANNYVNSPKAILRRENVLLMELICDDNGIPSPRLKDAPDVDYEKMYHRIRKDMKILYNDAELVHGDLSEYNILVKDGEPYYIDFSQGVVVRHPLSKPLLIRDVKNICNFFKKKGIECNYKELYEYITGEEINPVDEELAEEY; from the coding sequence ATAGGGGGAAGAAAAAAATCCTTTGACAATAACCTAGAAGAGGAGATATACTTAGATAGAGAGTATCAGAAAGAGATAATAGAGAGGGAGAGGAAATTTTTAGAAGATTTAAAAACGGAAGATGGGGTATTTGATCGTAGGACTCTTTTAACACTTTACAGTTTACTCTGTGGGAAACACGTGGATAAATACGTAGGTATTATAAACTCTGGAAAGGAGTCTGCAGTTTTTTCTGCAGTTAAGGGAGATAAATACCTAGCTGTAAAGGTATACCGTGTTGCAACCTGTGATTTTAAAACCATGTGGAAGTATATCCAGGGAGATCCAAGATTCCATCTAAGTAGGAGTTCTACAAGAAAGATCATACATACATGGGTTGAGAAGGAGTTTAGAAATCTGAAGAGAGCAAATAACTACGTTAATAGTCCAAAGGCTATACTTAGAAGGGAGAATGTACTTCTTATGGAGTTAATATGTGATGACAACGGAATCCCATCTCCAAGGTTGAAGGATGCCCCAGATGTAGATTATGAAAAGATGTATCATAGAATAAGAAAGGATATGAAGATTTTATATAACGATGCCGAGTTGGTTCATGGAGACCTTTCCGAGTACAACATACTTGTTAAAGATGGAGAACCGTACTATATAGATTTTTCCCAGGGAGTTGTTGTTAGACATCCTCTATCTAAACCTCTGCTTATAAGGGACGTTAAGAATATCTGCAATTTCTTTAAAAAGAAAGGAATAGAATGTAACTATAAGGAGTTATATGAGTATATTACAGGGGAAGAAATTAATCCGGTAGATGAAGAGCTGGCAGAAGAGTATTAA